The Blautia hydrogenotrophica DSM 10507 genome window below encodes:
- the addA gene encoding helicase-exonuclease AddAB subunit AddA: MGVNWTSEQRKVIELRDRNILVSAAAGSGKTAVLVERIIQRITDEEKPVDIDRLLVMTFTRAAAGEMRVRLEQALSKRLEEDPENEYLQRQSTLLHNAQITTIDGFCSYLIRNYFHMIDLDPGYRTADEGELKLLRVDVVREVLEECYAQKSSDFEEFAECFAPGKSDEGLEELVLKLYDFAMSAPWPEEWLSQCVSIYEAEDWESVCDSVWMKEVWKHTDKILSDLRNLIQENMSLTQKSDGPYMYEPMVEADLALVERLCRITDYDEMGEALEGLSYARLSTKKDLAVSQLLKERVQENRKQMKERLGKLQEQYFYTTSEGILSDFRRCRGPMQVLITVTLRFLEKFSQKKREKNLVDFADMEHFALNILVKKEGERCTPTQAAWELSQRYEEILIDEYQDSNYVQEMLLTYVSGWAKQKKNIFMVGDVKQSIYRFRLAVPDLFMEKYHRYTLEDSQEQRIDLHKNFRSRAQVLDGINFLFRQIMGQELGKVEYDQEAALYPGAVFPEENSLESSDTELLLIPQETMELMEDKEATTQREVEALAIAQRIHQMVGKERVLDKDSGTYRPVRYGDIVVLLRTVSGWAEDFLRVFAGQGIPAYTASKTGYFSALEVVTVLNYLHICDNPLQEIPFTAVLHSPIVGCTAQELAILKTSAPKLPVYARCLHYVQEGEEVCLRRKLESFLKIFQEHRKKVPYTPIHQLIQEILEETGYGRYAGALPGGRQRQANLNMLVEKAMDFEQTSYRGLFNFIRYIEKIQKYNVDFGEVNLSGSSEDTVQILSIHKSKGLEFPIVFVAGMGKKFNQQDLNAMVVVHPDLGLGVDVVDPKLRVRCPTLPKQLIRAQLKDENLGEELRVFYVALTRAKEKLILTGTVSKLEKRIRDCAALLEREKERLPYSLLAGAQCGWDWILPALARHPAMEELYDRFEVFHGRALFEQEPAKFHIQVAEAETLVVGELEEKLQRQLLRERMEQENWEEPEDEETYRVLEERFSYLYPYEILEQIPVKVTVSELKRRQQAEEDSDFLYFEPDVIPLVPDFIEKKEEEYQGASRGTVYHRVMERLDYTRAGSEEQIQEQLEEMCLSGRMSRQERDCVKVEDIWKLLCSELGKRMALAAAQGRLYREQPFVISQPASQISREWPDRENILVQGMIDAWFLEEDHLVLVDYKTDRVYPGQERLLREKYRVQLENYAQALKRLTGKKVAEKVIYSFSMSKEIRV; the protein is encoded by the coding sequence ATGGGTGTAAACTGGACGAGTGAGCAAAGAAAAGTGATTGAGCTGAGAGATCGAAATATCCTGGTCAGTGCAGCGGCCGGGTCCGGGAAGACCGCTGTGTTGGTCGAGCGGATAATTCAGAGGATTACCGATGAGGAAAAGCCGGTGGATATTGATCGTCTCTTGGTGATGACTTTTACCCGCGCTGCTGCCGGCGAAATGCGGGTGCGGCTGGAGCAGGCCCTGTCCAAGAGATTGGAGGAGGATCCAGAGAACGAGTATCTTCAAAGGCAGTCTACACTCCTTCACAATGCCCAGATTACCACGATTGACGGTTTCTGTAGCTATCTGATACGGAACTATTTCCATATGATTGATTTAGACCCAGGTTACCGAACCGCCGACGAAGGAGAGCTGAAGCTACTGCGGGTGGATGTGGTCAGGGAGGTTTTGGAAGAATGCTACGCACAGAAAAGCTCGGATTTTGAAGAATTTGCGGAATGTTTTGCCCCGGGAAAGAGTGACGAAGGGTTAGAAGAGCTGGTTTTAAAGCTGTATGACTTTGCCATGAGCGCGCCCTGGCCAGAGGAATGGCTGAGTCAGTGCGTATCCATCTATGAGGCGGAAGATTGGGAAAGCGTCTGTGATTCCGTGTGGATGAAAGAAGTCTGGAAACACACAGATAAGATTCTTTCGGACTTAAGAAACTTGATTCAGGAGAACATGAGCCTGACGCAAAAGAGTGATGGGCCTTATATGTATGAGCCTATGGTGGAGGCTGATTTGGCACTGGTCGAGAGGCTGTGTCGGATTACGGACTATGATGAGATGGGAGAAGCTTTAGAGGGACTTTCTTATGCCAGACTTTCCACCAAAAAGGACTTAGCGGTGTCTCAGCTGCTAAAGGAGAGGGTACAGGAAAACCGTAAGCAAATGAAAGAAAGGTTGGGAAAACTCCAGGAACAGTATTTTTATACCACATCCGAGGGGATTCTGTCTGATTTCAGGAGATGCCGGGGGCCTATGCAGGTTTTGATAACAGTGACGCTGCGGTTTCTGGAAAAGTTTTCCCAGAAAAAGAGAGAGAAAAATCTGGTGGACTTTGCGGATATGGAGCATTTTGCCCTGAATATTCTAGTGAAAAAGGAGGGTGAGCGCTGTACGCCGACTCAGGCGGCATGGGAGCTGTCTCAAAGGTATGAGGAAATTCTCATAGACGAGTACCAGGATAGTAATTATGTGCAGGAGATGCTGCTTACTTATGTGTCCGGCTGGGCGAAACAAAAGAAAAATATCTTTATGGTGGGAGATGTCAAGCAAAGTATTTATCGCTTCCGGTTGGCTGTGCCGGATTTATTCATGGAGAAATATCACCGGTATACTTTGGAGGATTCCCAGGAACAGAGAATTGACCTGCATAAAAACTTTCGCAGCCGCGCTCAGGTACTAGACGGGATAAACTTTTTATTCCGCCAGATTATGGGGCAGGAGCTGGGCAAGGTGGAGTACGATCAGGAGGCGGCTCTCTATCCGGGAGCGGTGTTTCCGGAGGAAAACTCTTTGGAGTCTTCCGATACAGAACTCCTGCTGATTCCCCAGGAAACCATGGAGCTGATGGAAGACAAAGAGGCCACGACTCAAAGAGAAGTGGAGGCTTTGGCCATTGCCCAGAGAATCCATCAGATGGTGGGAAAAGAGCGGGTGCTAGATAAGGACAGTGGGACTTACCGGCCAGTGAGATATGGGGACATCGTTGTGCTTTTGAGGACAGTGTCAGGCTGGGCGGAGGATTTTCTGCGAGTATTTGCAGGGCAGGGAATACCGGCCTACACTGCCTCGAAGACCGGATATTTCTCTGCGTTGGAGGTCGTGACGGTCCTGAATTATCTGCATATCTGTGATAATCCTCTTCAGGAGATTCCGTTTACGGCGGTGCTTCACTCGCCGATTGTGGGGTGTACGGCCCAGGAGCTGGCGATTTTGAAAACTTCGGCGCCGAAACTGCCGGTGTATGCCAGATGTCTGCACTATGTACAGGAAGGGGAGGAGGTGTGCCTGCGGCGGAAATTAGAAAGCTTTTTGAAGATTTTTCAGGAACATCGAAAAAAAGTGCCTTATACTCCGATTCACCAATTGATACAGGAAATTTTGGAGGAAACCGGGTATGGCAGATATGCCGGAGCACTTCCGGGAGGAAGACAACGGCAGGCCAACTTGAATATGCTGGTGGAAAAGGCCATGGATTTTGAGCAGACCAGTTACCGAGGACTGTTTAACTTTATCCGCTATATTGAGAAGATTCAGAAGTACAATGTGGATTTTGGGGAGGTGAACCTGTCCGGCAGCAGTGAGGACACGGTACAGATTCTCAGCATCCATAAGAGTAAGGGACTGGAATTTCCGATCGTCTTCGTGGCTGGGATGGGGAAAAAGTTCAACCAGCAGGATTTGAATGCGATGGTAGTGGTTCATCCAGATTTAGGGCTGGGAGTGGATGTGGTGGACCCGAAACTGCGCGTACGTTGTCCGACGCTTCCCAAGCAGTTGATACGGGCACAGTTGAAGGATGAAAATCTAGGAGAGGAGTTGAGAGTGTTCTATGTGGCTTTGACCAGAGCCAAGGAAAAGCTGATTCTCACGGGGACGGTCTCAAAATTGGAAAAACGCATCCGGGACTGTGCTGCACTGTTGGAGCGTGAGAAGGAGCGGCTGCCTTATTCCCTGCTGGCAGGCGCACAGTGTGGCTGGGATTGGATTTTGCCGGCATTGGCCAGGCATCCGGCCATGGAAGAACTCTATGACCGGTTCGAGGTATTCCACGGCAGAGCGCTTTTTGAACAGGAACCGGCGAAGTTTCACATCCAGGTGGCAGAGGCAGAGACTTTGGTTGTTGGAGAGCTGGAGGAGAAGCTGCAAAGGCAGCTTTTAAGAGAGCGGATGGAACAAGAAAATTGGGAGGAGCCGGAAGATGAGGAGACTTATCGAGTCTTGGAAGAGCGCTTTTCTTATCTCTATCCCTATGAGATTTTGGAACAGATTCCAGTAAAAGTTACCGTGTCAGAGCTAAAACGCCGCCAGCAGGCAGAAGAGGACAGCGATTTTCTGTATTTTGAGCCGGATGTGATACCTCTGGTGCCAGATTTTATCGAGAAGAAAGAAGAAGAGTACCAGGGTGCCTCCCGGGGAACAGTCTACCATCGGGTGATGGAAAGATTAGACTATACCAGAGCAGGCAGCGAGGAGCAGATTCAGGAGCAGCTGGAAGAAATGTGTCTCTCGGGCAGAATGTCCAGACAGGAAAGGGACTGTGTGAAAGTGGAGGATATCTGGAAGCTTTTGTGTTCAGAATTGGGAAAGCGGATGGCCTTGGCAGCTGCTCAGGGCAGGCTGTACAGAGAGCAGCCTTTCGTGATCAGCCAGCCGGCCTCACAGATTTCGAGAGAATGGCCAGACAGAGAGAACATTTTGGTACAAGGAATGATAGACGCATGGTTTTTGGAGGAAGACCATCTGGTTTTGGTGGATTATAAAACTGATAGAGTATATCCAGGGCAGGAAAGGCTACTCAGAGAAAAGTATCGGGTACAGTTGGAAAACTATGCGCAGGCTTTGAAACGTCTCACCGGGAAAAAAGTAGCAGAGAAAGTGATTTATTCATTTTCTATGAGTAAAGAAATACGAGTATAG